Below is a genomic region from Triticum dicoccoides isolate Atlit2015 ecotype Zavitan chromosome 5A, WEW_v2.0, whole genome shotgun sequence.
ACACAAAATTCTCTTCCGGGGGaccaaacaactgcttataataATTGGTAATATAGACTTTCAGATTGTCTTGACCAACTATCGTCCCCTCGTCTTGTTCTAGCTAGAAAATTCTCTTTTTACGATGCTTCCCATTAGCAATCATATGAAAAAATTGAGTATTGTCCTCGCCTTGTACTATCTTGCGAACTTTAGCACGcaacgcccacttcaattcctcctctcgAAGAAGCTGTTTAAGATGCATCTCCGCCTCTATCTTTGTCTCCAACTCACTGGAATCCAAGATAGATGTTTCAGCTTTAACTTCAGGGTTTTGAATAAGTAGAAGAAGTCTCTCCTTCTCCGCCTTATAAATACCATGCGTGTGCTTAGCCCAACCTCGAAGGAACCTTCGGAGATGACGAATCTTGCATTGCCATCGCTCGATAGGAGTCCTTCCTTCTGAGTCTTTAGCCCACTCCCGAGCTAACAACTCGAGgaacccttctctttcaaaccaggcAAGTTCAAAAGAGAAAATGTTCTTGTTGCCCACAAAAGTTTGCTCTCCTGAATCGACTAGTAATGgggtatgtgttggaaatatgccctagaggcaataataaaagtattattattatatttccttgttcatgataattgtcttttattcatgctataattgtattatccggaaatcgtaatacacgtgtgaatacatagaccacaatatgtccctagtgagcctctagttgactagctcgttgtgatcaacagatagtcatggtttcctggctatggacattggatgtcgttgataacgggatcacatcattaggagaatgatgtgatggacaagactcaatcctaagcatagcacaaagatcgtgtagttcgtttgctagagctttgccaatgccaagtatctcttcctttgaccatgagatcgtgtaactcctggataccgtaggagtgctttgggtgtatcaaacgtcacaacgtaactgggtggctataaaggtgcattacaggtatctccgaaagtgtctgttgggttggcacgaatcgagactgggatttgtcactccgtgtaaacggagaggtatctctgggcccactcggtaggacatcatcatatgcgcaatgtgaccaaggagttgatcacgggatgatgtgttacggaacgagtaaagtgacttgccggtaacgagattgaacaaggtattggataccaacgatcgaatctcgggcaagtaacataccgctagacaaagggaattgaatacgggattgattaagtccttgacatcgtggttcatccgatgagatcatcgtggaacatgtgagaaccatcatgggtatccagatcccgctgttggttattgaccggagaacgtctcggtcatgtctgcatgtctcccgaacccgtagggtctacacacttaaggttcgatgacgctagggttataaaggaagcttgtatgtggttaccgaatgttgttcggagtcccggatgagatcccagacgtcacgaggagttccggaatggtccggaggtaaagatttatatataggaagtcctgtttcggccatcgggacaagtttcggggtcatcggtattgtaccgggaccaccggaagggtcccgggggcccaccgggtggggccacctgccccggggggccacatgggctgtagggggtgcgccttggcctacatgggccaagggcaccagccccaagaggcccatgcgcctagggaaccctagagggaagagtcctcaagggggaaggcacctccgaggtgccttggggaggatggactcctcccccccccctcttggccgcaccctttcttggagtagggggcaaggctgcgcctcccccttctcccctgcccctatatatagtggaggggagggagggcatccatacctgagcccttggcgcctccctccctcccgtgacacctcctcctctcccgtaggtgcttggcgaagccctgcgggattgccacgctcctccaccaccaccacgccgttgtgctgctgttggatggagtcttcctcaacctctccctctctccttgctggatcaaggcgtgggagacgtcaccgggctgtacgtgtgttgaacgcgaaggtgccgtccgttcggcacttgatcatcggtgatctgaatcacgacgagtacgactccatcaaccccgttcacttgaacgcttccgcttagcgatctacaagggtatgtagatgcactctctttctactcgtcgctggtctctccatagatagatcttggtgatacgtaggaaaattttgaatttctgctacgttccccaacagtatgatCAGAGACACCTCTTGTCAGGGCTTGCACGGTTACCaaaggaaacttctgttcccattcgacACTGGCTAGGACACGGTCAAGTTTCTCAAACGTCGGGACCGGTAACGAATTAGCCCAGGTGAATTTCctacccgaaagctctatctctctgagaTCCAAGCTTTCGATAATAGTGTTGAACATGAACGACCAGCGGCCGtcaaaattgtcattattcttttcgTCCTTCCTACGGATAATGTTGAAATCCCCCCTACTAATAGGGGGAGCTGTTCGTTACCACAAATGCGAACCAAATCAGCCAAAAAGTCTGGCTTGAGCTCTGGTTGCGCAGCTCCATACACCGCCACCAGAGCCCAATCAAACCCATCTGCCTTAGTTCTAACTCGAAACTTGACAGCAAAATCCCCCAAAACTACACTCCGAACTTCCAACATTTCGCACTTAACCCCAAGTAAAACCccaccggatcttcctcgaggGGGAGGCAATGCCAGTCAAAATCTACCCCCCGGACAAAGTGGCAAGAAATTGTGAAGTAAAGTTGCTTCTTCCGGTCTCCGAcaatgcaataaaatccaaatgatGTTTGAGAGAAGCCTCCGCTAGaaatcttcttttagccaagtccctaagacctctgctattccagaaaatgcctctcataattcatcatgaattttttttgcagtgcggatcctagcactcctacgtgcTGCCGAGACGGGATAAACCTTCCGTTTCCACGTCCGTTTTGGCTTAGGGAGACCATCAACCCGATCAGCACAGTCATTCTCTGCTTCTATTGCCTCGGGCTCGTCTACATGAAGAGACACCTCAGGAATGGTGTCCTCCTCCGTCTCGTGTAGTGCAGGGTCAAGATCGGCACACAAGCCATCAAGAACCCTAACCCCAAGCGCATCTATCTCCGAGTCGTTCATAGGTTTAACATCAACAATGTGCCGGATCATGTCTATCGCACGATCAGCTTCCAAATCAAGAATGTCATTAACCGATCTAGATATCTCAATATCATTATTACCAAGTGAAACTCCCATTTGATTTGCATTATGAATAATTTCAACATCAGTAAAATGCAAAATGGAATTGGACTTATGAACGGACATACCAGTGGAGGTCTCGACGTCGTGCAGCTTGGCAGCTCTCAAAGCACACCTCAGCTGCATGTCATCAGTGTCCGGCTGCTCCTGCAGCCTCCCGCTGACCCGCCTCCCCTGGGAGGCAGGATCCGGGATACCGCCAAAGGAGATGACCTCCTCGCGTGAAGCTCTACTAGGGGAAAGGCCTCCTGCCCGTCCCCCAATAGCGGCACCTTGGGCCGTAGCCACCGGAGCAGGGGAGTAGCACGGCGACGGCTCCCATGGCGTGTCAACGGTCGACCCGCCGGCAAGAGGGCCCGGGGATACCCTCACAGGATGCTCCGAAGAAGAAGCCGGTGAGACGGGCGCATCACCTGACCCACCCACCGCAACGGGGCATGGAGTGACGGCGGCCTCCTACCGAGCCATCCCTCCTCCCGGGCGCGGCGACCTGGGGGAGAACGCCGAGTCCTCTGTGTGCGCCGTCGGTGTCGTCATCACAGGAGACCGGGCCTCCTGCCCGTCACCTTTAGCCATAGCCGCAAGCATATCATCATCCACGGTAGCCAACAACGAGGTAGGAGATGTGGGAGGGACCACCTGCCCCTCGGTATCTCCCAACTCAAGAACTGCCGGCGCACAAAGGGGAGCCACGGCATCCACGGAACCCGGATAGACGCCCCGAAGCCGAGGTGGAGCAGAGAACGGTCCCAAGGACCCAAGCTGCAAGGTGGACGTCGGAGCCACACCAGATGACCGAGCAGGAGCAGTATCACTAGAATCAGTCGGACCGACCGGCTCCTTGGCCCCGTCATCATCACCCATAGCCGAATCATCCTGGTTCCCCGGGGCACCTCCTCCCTCAGTCGTGTCCATAGGaaaatcatcctcaaactcatcgaACAAATTAGGATCCTCATACAGAACGTCCAGCTGATACAGAACACCATCGTACGTCCAAGGCACCACGTTCGGCAAGAACTCAATATTAGCCACACTGACAAGTAAACGCGCCACCCCGTTGGCCCGAGTGAATGGCATATCCACCTGTTTAGCCTTACCGATCAAAGACCCCAAACTCCACGTCACCAAGAAGCTATCCAGGGGATCAGATGGCGCCCCGGAGAAACGAACCCAAATCTGCCTCAATGGCGTGCCCTGCGTCTCTTTCTTTTTCCATTCATCAAACTGCAACACAAAACTAGTGCCTGGGACCCTGCTCATACCGTACTTGAGGATTCGCAACTGATCCTCCTTAGACGGAAAATCAACTTTGTAAGACATATCATTTAGCTTGAGCAGCGACCACTGAAAATTACCCGGAGCGAGTTCCCGCAGCTGCTGAATAATTTGCGCCTCGGTCAATGGTCCATGAACTACCTTCACCACCCCTAGGAAAGAGGTCTCGACCGCTGGCGCCAGAGGTGCCACACTGGGAGACTCGAAGAACATCAACTCCGAGCAGCATACCCCGAAAATCTGAACAGTAGGCTTGGGCCCAAGCATAAGAGGGCACTCGGCAGCGGTATGCTTAGGTTTCCGGCACAGGTCACATAATTCCGCAGTGCACTCAGCCATAAAGTGTCCCGTATCACCACATCGAAAACAAGTAAGTTTCTTCTTCTTTGCCGCCCACTTGGACAACTTGTCAGCCTCAGATTTGTCCGTACCATGCTCAGAAGCAGAAATCACCAGTCTGCATGGGTTCCGGCACTGTGACTTCGGCCAGGGCCTGAACCGTTTCCGCCGGCACCTGCGGTAGAACCGATCCTCCGTCAGCCCCCACCGCAGTCTCAACCATAGGCTTCGGGTGCCTAGGCGGGTAGTTACGTCTGTGCCCGCCCCGACCTCCACGGAAACGGCCCCGGAAGGAGCGGTTATTAGGAGCGACCGCCCCCTCCACAAAGTTACCGGGCGGACCCTGAAAGCCCTGGTTGGCATTGCCGTCGTCCGTCCAAGCATGACCCCGGCCAACGCTGGAGGATGAAGAACCCCTATGCTGCCCAGCACCGTAGGCGTCGTAACCGTCATCGCCCCACCTGCCTCGCGGGGGATTCCGGTCCTCTCCCTGCGACGCCGCAACCCCACGGCCGAGCGGGCCTTGACCAGGGCCACCGCGGCCGGCCGCCATTTGCCGCGGCCATGGCCTTTGGGTCGGCTGCGGCTCAGCTCTAGGTGGTATCTCAGCCCTAGGCTGGTTCGGCTGCGGACCAATGCCTTGAACTCTTGACCTTGGTGGTTGATGCTCGAACAAGAAGTAACGATCTTAATGAGACAATGATGTCGTATCCTTCTCATAGCCTCACATTCAGCCTCAAAACTCTTCGAATACCTAGATTGACCAAGGTTAAACACCTTGACAGCCAATGTTCTTTCTTCGTTGTCCAAAACACACTTATAAACCGCACCATAACTTCCTCTCCCAAGCAAGTTGGCTTCTGAAAATTCGTTAGTTCCTTTCAGTAATGCAGGATAGGGGATTCTTCTGTAATGGCCATCAACAATtgaatcttttgctactgtctTCGGGCTTGATTTGAGCTTCTTACAAAGTCTCCAAACAAGAACAATCACTGAAAGTGAGAACACGATTGCTCCAACTGCTGCTAGAGAAATTACAAGGGACTTTGGCATCTTTTTTCTCTTCTTGCTTAAGACCCTTGTGGGGCACGGAGCCAAATGAAGTTGAGGTGTACCACCACACAAATTGACATTCCCAACAACTGATAAGTGAGTGATGTTTCTGAAAACACCTTCATTTGGCACCTCGCCTTGCAAATTATTGTAGGATATATCCAATTCAGACAATGATGACAAATTCTGTAGAACTAATGGGATTGATCCTGACAAGTTGTTGTGTGCTACGTACAACTCTTGCAGGTTTCCAATATTGCCAAGGGCATCAGGAATATTACCAGAGAACTTATTCATGGTCAGGTTCAATATACTGAGCCCCTTTATATTTGTCAGTGACTGAGGTATGTTTCCCTCAAAGGAATTGTTGTCTAAGAATAGTTGCTCCAATACCATGCAGTTCTGTATACTGTCGGGTATCTTGCCAGACAACTGGTTTCCTGATAGAACTAGTAGGTTAAGGTTTGCCAAGCTACCAACTTCATTAGGAAGGGGTCCGGAAAGGGAATTGTATGTCAAGTCCAAATACCAAGAAAGGCTGGGTAATCTGAAAATTTCTTTGGGTATTGAACCATTGAGACGGTAATTCATTTTTAGATCAAGTACAAAGAGGTTTTTCAACTTCCCCAGGCTTGCCGGAATTGGTCCCTCCAAGTTGCTATTACGTGCATAAAGCTTATTCAATTGTGAAAGGTTTCCTAGAGATGGCGGTATGAGCCCAGACAAGCTATTGTTGTACAAAGCTAGATCGATCAAGTTCTCTAGCTTACCAATGCTCTTTGGAATCACTCCGGACATGGAAGTGTTTGCTATCACAAGTGTTTGCAGACCAACTAAATTGCCTATATCTGCAGGAATACTCCCAGAGATCCTATTGTCACCTAAGTACAAGTATTGGAGAGTCGTTGACAGGTTCACAATTGAACCTGGTAGTTGTCCTTCAAAAGAATTGATGCCGAGTCCCAATAGCTGCAGTTGGCTGCAGTTTCCCAAAGACGTGATGAATTCCCACCCCTTGTTGTCATTCGCTTCAAGCTTATTGTTATTCAAGTTCAAATATTGAAGTGCTCCCAGCTTCCCAAATGTGGGAGGAAAGTACCCACTAAATCTGTTGCTATCAAAGCCAACTGATATGAGGGAAGATATGTTGGATATTGAGGACGGGATTGTTCCAGTGAAGTGATTACCAGACAAGCCAAGATATTCCAACTTGGGGAAATTGTTTCCGAAATCATCCAAAATGCCGTGCAACATATTTGTCCCTACATCAAATAGTTCTAGCGAGGACCAATTGTAGAGAGAGGTTGGAATCATACCGCTGATGAGGTTTCTGGCGATGCTGAACTGTTTCATGCCGTGGATGCTTCCGAGCCCTGGTGGGATTGAGCCCACGAGCTGGTTGCGTGAGAGATCAAGGACTTCCAAATGGGACAGATTGGCCAGTGATGGAGGGATGAGCCCTGTGAAGCTGTTGTTACTCAGTGACATCCTTACTAGGGACGTGAGCTTCTCAGCCGGGATGCGCCCGCCAAGCTTGTTGTTTAGCAGTCCCATTATGGCCATGCTGACacatgagctcaggttcactggtaATGTGCCAGAGAAGGAGTTGTTGCCCAAGTCGAGCCTAtgcaggcggcggaggcggccaagGCTCGCTGGTATCTCCCCGTGGAACCAGTTGAAGCTCAGGTTGAGCGTCCGCAGGAACGTGAGGTTCCCGATGGCTGGGGAGAGTTCTCCGGCGAGCGCCTTGTTGTTCAATCTCAGCGCCACCACCCGCGCTGGCCTGCGGTGGCTGCATGTCACACCTTCCCAGCTGCAAAAGCTGGCGCTGCTATTCCAGGAGGCCAGCGAGCCGCCATCGCTGACCTGCGCTTTGAAAGCGAGCAACGCAGCCTCGTCGCTAGCGGCCACGATCGCAATCGCAGTAGTCAGGACGGCCAGGAATGTGCATAGCGAACTCATGCCCCCCATTGCCATTGCTTGGTTTGGTTGGCAAGTAGTAGTTGTAGTAGTAGAAGCAGCTCATATACTTCTTGTGTTTGCGTGATTGTCTTGTGCATGTTGCTAGTGATGTACAAATCCCTCTTGTGGGCGGTCAGACCTGGACAAGTTGCAGGATGTTTAATTTGACGGGACAAGATTTTCCATGCGTTCACGTGACAAGTTGTTCTCAAACTATTAGTGGGCAAATAATGCATCCACCTGCCTACTTGCATTTTACTGTTCCAAAAAACTGCTTTCTTCTAGGCGAATTAAGAATGAGATAGATTGCAGGTATATAGCACATACTACATAACTCCATCTTCACATTTCAGTTTGATGTTNNNNNNNNNNNNNNNNNNNNNNNNNNNNNNNNNNNNNNNNNNNNNNNNNNNNNNNNNNNNNNNNNNNNNNNNNNNNNNNNNNNNNNNNNNNNNNNNNNNNNNNNNNNNNNNNNNNNNNNNNNNNNNNNNNNNNNNNNNNNNNNNNNNNNNNNNNNNNNNNNNNNNNNNNNNNNNNNNNNNNNNNNNNNNNNNNNNNNNNNNNNNNNNNNNNNNNNNNNNNNNNNNNNNNNNNNNNNNNNNNNNNNNNNNNNNNNNNNNNNNNNNNNNNNNNNNTGAAAGATTAGCAGCTCTGTTTCTCATCTGTTTACTGCAATTTGCTTTTTTTTTTTTGGGTCCGTTACTGCAATTTGCTGAATGTTTCTAATGTACGTACATGCCATCTTAGAAGCTGCGGGGTTTGACGCGATATTGGCCTGCTAATCTTACCTGGTCTAACAATTAAGGCCCATTGTAAGGGCATTGTGTGACTTGCGACGCCgaaaatcgtgatgtgtgaatgcgTGACTTGTGGAAGCATGTTTGTCACCAATAGGAGATGTGTGTGCACGCATGTCCAGCCAAGTAAACGAGCCACATAATTCTCCACCATTTGCCGTCGTTGATCATCAGTCGAGCCGTTCAATTCCCGTTCTCATATAAGTACTAGTTTGAACTTTGTTTGGATCGTCTCTGAAGCAACATGTGAAGTCATACACATATGCACAACTTGTCACAAGTGTCTTTGTTTCTATTGACTAGTTTTATAGCTGCCGCATATTATCGATGCAAAGTAGAGTAGCAAATTCGCACGGGTTAGACTCACATAAGTTATTATAGTTAGCTAGAAGAATGAGTGACCCAACGGCTCCCGTGCGACCTGGCGACCAGGGGGGGCGACTTCGCGGGCGACGGCGGGGGGAACcccgtggcggcggcggagggatggaCGGCGGTGCGTCCTGCGGTGGGGCGCGCTTGGTGGTGCGTCTCGCCCGGCGGGCGGCCCCTGGCCCGTTCCCCTCTGGAAGCAGGTTCTGGGCGCTGGGGGGTGGCGACTCCGACGACGAAGAGGAGGAGTCCGTTCAGGTAAGTAGTCAGGTGAGTGATGGTGTTGCGCCGAGGCCGCCGACGGCGTGCTCGGTGGGTGACTTTGTCGCCCGTGCGGAGGAGCTGGGGGGCTCTCTCATGGCCGGTCGCCGGCGCGCGTTCGCCCCTGGTGGGCATGGCGGGCGCCGCCTAGCGCCGCGGATCTGGCGACCGCCGAGGGGCGTGGATGCGGGCCCTGAGGGCCGTTCGCGTGTCCTGCCGGAGGAGGGGCGCCTTGATCTGGTGTTGGCCGCGCCGCCTTCGGGCTCGGTGAGCTCGCCGGCGTCGACAAGggtcggcgtcggcggcggggcTGCTCCTGCCAGGGAGGAGCGGACCCTGACTAGGGTTTCGGTGCCATCGTCGCACGGGCCGGTTCCCTTGCTGGGCCTATTGGACTGGCCCAGTCTGCCAGCGTGTGGGTTGGGGGGCCCATTGGCCGACCCGTTCACGTCTTCGCCAGTGGGGGCGCAGGGGCGCTCCTCAGCGCTTGGGCCTAGACAGCCTGGCCCGGTGGCCTTACGCCCGCAAGAGTTGAGGCCAGGGCCCAATGCGATGGTGGCTGCGCGGCCGCTTCCGCCTATTAATAGGTGGCTGTGGCTACCAAAGGGTGCCCTAGATCTGTCGCTAGGGTTTCCCGCATCCCACTCGCAAGTGCGGCGATTCGGGCATCTCGCTCGTCGTCTGCTCCGCTCCGTCCCTCCCCCCACTCACCTGCTCGTTCGCAACCACGGTGAGGATGGGATCCCGCCGCGTGGAGAAGCCACCCATGTCGCCTCTGATCCCGGCGGCCGAGCGCCAGCGTGAGCAAGATCTGAGGGCAAAGGCGCTCTCCAAGATGCCGGCGCCTCCggcggaggaggcgggctgggggcCGCCGCCTCCCTGGTGGCTCGCGGAGCAAGAGAGGAAAAAGATGGAGGAGCGCGAGCgcaaaaggaagaagaaggaggaatacCGACGCCGTGGCCTATAGCAGAAGAAAGAGCTCAAGAGGAAGGAATCCCTCCTTCCTCCGAGCGGCGAGAGGGCTGGGGATCCACTCGCCAAGAAACAGAAGCAGAAGGCTGGCGGCTGGGCCGTCGGCGTCGAAGGGTTCGGCCGATGCCCCGATCCCAGTGGAGGAGTCCGACGGGTCGGAGTGCTTCAAATGTGGTCGAGTGGGCCACTACCAGAACATGTGCCACTTCAAGCCCCTGTGCGTCGTCTGCCACGAGGAGGGGCACGCGTCGGCGCACTACCCCACGCGCAGGCGGCCTTTGCTGCTGCAGATCATGGACAACGCCATCCCCGGCGAGGGCTTCTTCTGCCTTCCCTACGTGGAGACGGAGGGCGAGGAGGTCCGTGCCCCGGTGGTGGCGGACGCGGCGTTCATCTCAGCGGCGCTCGGCAAGCTGTCCATTCCCATCTTGGAGGCAGAGCTCCCTCACCTCTTCGAGGGGGAATGGGATTGGCAGGTGACGGCCGTTGGGGACGACCTGTTCTCCGTCGTCTTCCCCAACAAGGCCATGCTGCGAATGGCGACGCGAAGCAGAAAACTCTACCTTTCCCTCAACGACATCATGGCGGAGATCAAGGAAGCGCTGCAGGAGGAGCCCAAGGCCGAAATCATGCCGGATGTGTGGGTCAAGCTCTGGGGTGTGCCACCCAAGcaccgccgcgtggatcgtctcatgGCAGGGACCGTGATGATTGGACGCCCGATGGAGGTGGACAAGGCGTCGTTGGCGGGGCCGGGTCCTGTGCGGATGCGCTTTGCGTGTCGCTCCCCGGCCAAGCTCAAAGGGTACGTCCAAGTGTGGTTCAACAGTGAGGGTTTCACCTttcggctggaggccgaggcgggtggcatgcagggtggtgccccctccccctccccctgcaAGCACGGACAAGGGGCCGGATGACATggacaaggacaaggacaaggacGCGAGCATGGGTGATGACTCCATCGACACCGCGACTTGGGACAAGCTGGGCCTCAAGGACAAGGCTTCCGAGGCCGTGGCCCCGGCCGCGGGGGCCGCGAAGGATCTGGAGGAGCGCCAAGTGGTCGTGGGTAGCAACGAGACGGGCTTCAATCAATATGGCTCCAACATGTCCCTCGGCCTCGACCTCGACAAGGGCATATCGGCTTCATGCGATTCGGAGGGCCGCTCCATGCTCGTCTCCCCGGTGGCTGCAGATGTGGGTGGGCTGCGCGCTCTTGCATCGCGTTCCCCCATCTCTGCGCGCGGCCTGGGTAGCGGCGGGGTGCGGCTTCACAAGAAGACGGCAGGCCGCAAGACTCCCCCGGTGGCGCCGGCGAGCCCACCCTCGGTCCGTGCGGGCACGCCTGCCTCGCTCCGGCCGGTGGTGATGGCGTTGGCTTCTCCTGGGGGTCCGGTTGGTGGGCCCTCGCCGGCGGCCCCCCCTCCTCCCTCCGACGCGCTTCGGGCGAAGGTGACCAAGGCGGTGCCCATTTCCACGGCCAAGCGCTCCAAGGCGGTGGTGGCGACCCCGGTGGCGCAGGAGCGGGCAAGTTCTCGTTCGAAGGGCGCCAAGGGCAACCTTCCTGCTCTTCAGCGCGCTCAACTCTTGGTGGCCCAGAAGAACATGGAGACCGAAGGTAACCCCCTACCCCGTTTTACGATTTTTGATGATTATTCGGATGAGTGTCTAGGGGGTATTTTAGCGGATAGTGGGGTTGATTTGTCTGATGAGGGTGAGGCTCGAGAGCTCTTGTCTCTCATCCGCTCTAAGGAAATCATGCAGGCCGTgctcgc
It encodes:
- the LOC119299102 gene encoding probable LRR receptor-like serine/threonine-protein kinase At3g47570, translated to MGGMSSLCTFLAVLTTAIAIVAASDEAALLAFKAQVSDGGSLASWNSSASFCSWEGVTCSHRRPARVVALRLNNKALAGELSPAIGNLTFLRTLNLSFNWFHGEIPASLGRLRRLHRLDLGNNSFSGTLPVNLSSCVSMAIMGLLNNKLGGRIPAEKLTSLVRMSLSNNSFTGLIPPSLANLSHLEVLDLSRNQLVGSIPPGLGSIHGMKQFSIARNLISGMIPTSLYNWSSLELFDVGTNMLHGILDDFGNNFPKLEYLGLSGNHFTGTIPSSISNISSLISVGFDSNRFSGYFPPTFGKLGALQYLNLNNNKLEANDNKGWEFITSLGNCSQLQLLGLGINSFEGQLPGSIVNLSTTLQYLYLGDNRISGSIPADIGNLVGLQTLVIANTSMSGVIPKSIGKLENLIDLALYNNSLSGLIPPSLGNLSQLNKLYARNSNLEGPIPASLGKLKNLFVLDLKMNYRLNGSIPKEIFRLPSLSWYLDLTYNSLSGPLPNEVGSLANLNLLVLSGNQLSGKIPDSIQNCMVLEQLFLDNNSFEGNIPQSLTNIKGLSILNLTMNKFSGNIPDALGNIGNLQELYVAHNNLSGSIPLVLQNLSSLSELDISYNNLQGEVPNEGVFRNITHLSVVGNVNLCGGTPQLHLAPCPTRVLSKKRKKMPKSLVISLAAVGAIVFSLSVIVLVWRLCKKLKSSPKTVAKDSIVDGHYRRIPYPALLKGTNEFSEANLLGRGSYGAVYKCVLDNEERTLAVKVFNLGQSRYSKSFEAECEAMRRIRHHCLIKIVTSCSSINHQGQEFKALVFEKKMPNGNLDSWLHQPSKDPTTNNTLSLAQRFDIAINIVDAVEYLHNYCQPLVIHCDLKPSNILLAEDMSARVGDSGISRILQENTSEGMQSSYGSTGIRGSIGYVAPEYGDGSAVSTAGDIYSLGILLLEMFTGRSPTEGTFGDSLGLHKFIEDALPDRTLEIADPTMWLHSGQHNNTTSIRIQELLVSVLSLGISCSKQHPRDRALTSDATAEMHAIRDAYLKFIGEHGAEPEASTQEIQSSIA